Proteins encoded within one genomic window of uncultured Desulfobacter sp.:
- a CDS encoding ABC transporter substrate binding protein, whose translation MLIFRKIRKIFCLILFFSLLSSVSVMAAYKGDFSIKPSTNNGKKWRIGYFEGGEYINYQLNFLGIVRGLMDMGWMEKNKIPDQPGEQTAQLWQWLANSTVSRYIEFVKDAHYTGNWDTPRIEKMVPQIISRLNSKKDIDLIIAAGTKAGLKLATNAHKVPTLVISTTDPLAAGIIESVEDSGFDHVHARVDPYRHERQIQLFHDIIKFNKLGIAYMDTDQGRSTAALDSVKKVADERGFKIVPCFTTDESADVRKDEESVKRCFAALGKSTDAIYVTTQNGVNADSIPELVSIANKYRIPTFTQSHSEQVKYGFLMSISRANFQYVGRFYAKTMAKIFNGAKPRNIGQLFEDPPKIAINLKTAELIGYDPPVDVLSAADEIFEDIEIPKR comes from the coding sequence ATGCTAATATTTAGAAAGATTAGAAAGATTTTTTGTTTAATACTGTTTTTTTCCCTGCTTTCTTCTGTTTCGGTCATGGCTGCATACAAGGGTGATTTCAGCATAAAACCGAGTACGAATAATGGCAAAAAATGGCGTATTGGATATTTTGAGGGTGGAGAATATATTAATTATCAACTCAATTTTCTGGGGATTGTCAGGGGATTGATGGATATGGGATGGATGGAAAAAAACAAAATTCCGGATCAGCCCGGTGAGCAGACCGCTCAATTGTGGCAGTGGTTGGCAAACAGCACTGTGAGCCGGTACATTGAATTTGTCAAGGATGCGCATTACACGGGTAACTGGGACACGCCGCGTATTGAGAAGATGGTGCCGCAAATTATTTCCCGTTTGAATAGTAAAAAAGATATTGATTTGATCATTGCCGCTGGCACTAAAGCGGGGCTCAAGCTTGCCACAAATGCGCACAAAGTGCCTACCCTTGTTATTTCAACCACGGATCCTCTGGCTGCCGGGATTATTGAAAGTGTTGAAGATTCAGGTTTCGATCATGTCCATGCCCGGGTTGATCCCTATCGTCATGAGCGTCAGATACAGCTCTTTCATGATATCATTAAATTCAACAAACTTGGTATAGCTTATATGGACACTGACCAGGGCCGTAGTACTGCAGCACTGGATAGTGTTAAAAAAGTGGCCGATGAACGCGGGTTTAAAATTGTTCCCTGTTTCACCACAGATGAAAGCGCAGATGTCAGAAAAGACGAGGAGAGTGTAAAAAGATGCTTTGCCGCTTTAGGGAAAAGCACTGACGCCATTTATGTTACCACCCAGAACGGTGTAAATGCTGACAGTATTCCTGAGCTTGTGAGTATCGCCAATAAATACCGGATTCCTACGTTTACCCAGTCCCATTCCGAGCAGGTGAAATATGGATTTTTAATGAGCATCTCCAGGGCAAATTTTCAATATGTCGGGCGGTTTTATGCCAAGACTATGGCTAAGATATTTAACGGAGCTAAACCCAGGAACATAGGGCAGTTGTTTGAAGATCCACCGAAAATTGCCATTAATTTAAAAACGGCTGAATTGATCGGTTATGATCCGCCTGTTGATGTTTTAAGTGCGGCGGATGAGATATTTGAGGATATTGAAATCCCTAAAAGATAA
- a CDS encoding TRAP transporter permease, with amino-acid sequence MSKIRIDKVEDGLDEAKRLAEEEEGIGRKPDGWQKYLIPTIAIAWSLFQLSLPRFVLLDSTYIRAIHLAFAMVLVFLNYPLLKKPIFGLKYFAHHKRIPILDMAIAAFAAYCALYLVINYDQIISRYGSPTTMDIVIGIALVVLLLEAARRTIGPALPVIAGGFIAYSFLGPYMPDLIAFKGTSLGRFVGQMTMSTEGIYGIPLDVSATIVFLFVLFGAMLDKAGAGHYFIQLALSLLGRFKGGPAKAAIMGSGLTGLVSGSSIANIVTTGTFTIPMMKKVGYAPTKAAAIEVAASTDGQLAPPIMGAAAFIIAEYVNVPYIEVVKAAAIPAFASYAALFFISHIEASKAGIKGLPKSELPQFFKTLLSGVHFLIPLCMLLYELIVVRHSPELAAFNAILVLFVLMIFQHPYLAYREGTPILPAFKRSFLTILEALASGARNMVSVALATAAAGIIVGVVALGLGNLISEIIDVLSMGNVFLMLLITAIASLVIGMGLPTTATYIVMAALTAPAIVTIGGAQGFIVPLMSAHLFCFYFGILADDTPPVGLAAYAASAIAKSPPIATGIQGFMYDIRTAILPFMFIFNSDLILHNVNSWFQGILIFLMACVGNFAFASATQGWFVAKNKKWEIPLFLCVTFILMRPDQVASWLGIPHGQRYWTYLIGLVIYGLLYLMQRPRTVRDEAAIERAKLETY; translated from the coding sequence ATGAGTAAGATTAGAATTGATAAGGTGGAAGATGGTTTAGATGAAGCCAAAAGGCTTGCTGAAGAAGAAGAGGGGATCGGGCGAAAGCCTGATGGGTGGCAAAAGTATCTGATTCCAACAATTGCCATTGCATGGAGCCTTTTCCAGCTTTCTTTGCCAAGATTTGTACTGCTCGATTCGACATATATTCGTGCGATTCATCTCGCGTTTGCCATGGTGTTGGTTTTTCTTAATTATCCTTTGCTGAAGAAACCTATTTTCGGCCTCAAATATTTCGCTCACCACAAACGGATACCGATACTGGACATGGCGATTGCCGCCTTTGCGGCGTATTGTGCGCTCTATCTTGTCATTAACTACGATCAGATTATTTCCCGGTACGGCTCACCTACAACGATGGATATTGTGATCGGGATTGCCTTGGTTGTGTTGCTTCTTGAGGCGGCCAGAAGAACTATTGGGCCGGCACTTCCCGTGATTGCCGGCGGTTTTATCGCCTATTCCTTTTTAGGTCCTTATATGCCTGATTTAATTGCCTTCAAGGGAACCTCTCTCGGGCGTTTTGTGGGGCAGATGACCATGTCAACCGAAGGGATTTATGGTATCCCCTTGGATGTATCGGCCACGATCGTTTTTTTATTTGTGTTATTTGGCGCCATGCTGGATAAAGCCGGTGCCGGTCACTACTTTATACAGCTTGCGTTAAGTTTATTGGGCCGTTTTAAGGGCGGGCCGGCCAAAGCGGCCATCATGGGTTCCGGTCTGACAGGTCTTGTGTCCGGTTCTTCCATCGCAAATATTGTAACAACCGGGACATTTACTATACCTATGATGAAAAAAGTGGGGTATGCACCGACCAAAGCGGCGGCAATTGAAGTTGCGGCGTCCACAGATGGGCAGCTGGCGCCACCGATTATGGGGGCGGCGGCTTTTATTATCGCCGAATATGTAAATGTTCCATATATTGAGGTGGTTAAAGCAGCGGCGATTCCTGCTTTTGCTTCCTACGCGGCGCTTTTTTTCATCTCTCACATTGAAGCCTCAAAAGCGGGTATCAAGGGACTGCCTAAAAGTGAACTGCCGCAATTTTTCAAAACCCTGCTCAGTGGTGTCCATTTTTTAATTCCCCTTTGCATGTTGCTTTATGAGTTGATTGTGGTTCGTCATTCGCCGGAGCTTGCTGCGTTTAACGCCATTTTGGTACTGTTTGTTCTTATGATTTTCCAGCATCCCTATTTGGCTTATCGGGAAGGCACACCGATTTTGCCGGCGTTTAAGCGATCTTTTTTGACGATTTTGGAAGCGCTTGCTTCCGGCGCGAGAAATATGGTTTCCGTGGCGCTGGCAACAGCAGCGGCGGGTATTATTGTGGGGGTTGTGGCGTTGGGGTTGGGCAACCTTATATCTGAAATTATTGACGTTCTTTCCATGGGCAATGTGTTTCTGATGTTGCTTATTACAGCGATTGCCAGCCTGGTTATCGGCATGGGGTTGCCGACCACGGCAACCTACATTGTTATGGCCGCGTTGACCGCGCCGGCGATTGTTACCATTGGTGGGGCTCAAGGGTTTATAGTTCCGTTGATGTCCGCCCACCTTTTCTGCTTTTATTTCGGTATCTTAGCTGATGATACGCCGCCGGTTGGGCTTGCAGCCTATGCCGCTTCGGCCATCGCCAAATCACCGCCCATTGCGACCGGTATTCAGGGGTTTATGTATGATATCCGGACGGCTATTTTGCCGTTTATGTTTATTTTTAATTCCGACCTTATCTTGCATAACGTGAATTCATGGTTCCAGGGAATATTGATATTTCTTATGGCGTGTGTCGGCAACTTTGCCTTTGCATCGGCAACCCAGGGGTGGTTTGTAGCCAAAAATAAAAAATGGGAAATTCCATTGTTCCTGTGTGTGACGTTTATTTTGATGCGTCCGGATCAGGTTGCTTCATGGCTGGGGATTCCCCACGGGCAGCGATACTGGACATATTTAATTGGATTGGTGATTTACGGTCTGCTTTATTTGATGCAGCGGCCACGAACCGTTCGTGATGAAGCGGCCATAGAGCGTGCAAAATTAGAAACATATTAG
- a CDS encoding TAXI family TRAP transporter solute-binding subunit, translated as MKKVVVSLLALIFCVVMILPMAYAKTQFVTIGTGGLTGVYYPTGGAIAKMVNIKKKEYGIRATVESTGGSAFNINAIMSGDLEFGIAQSDKQFQAMKGLAEWKERGPQTDLRSVFSIHDEAVTLISAVESNIIDVADLKGKIVNLGNPGSGQLQNATEILKTIGIDPEKDLTAEYIKASEAPSILQDGRIDAFFYTVGHPNGAIKEATSGARKVRFTSITGVDNMLKKYPYFSKTVIKASMYPGAQNDADTETIGMKATLVTSAKVPENVVYAITKEVFENFEEFKKLHPAYVTLTKEGMLTGLSAPLHPGAKKYYKEVGLMK; from the coding sequence ATGAAAAAAGTTGTTGTGAGTCTGTTGGCATTAATTTTTTGTGTCGTGATGATCCTTCCTATGGCGTATGCGAAAACCCAGTTTGTGACAATTGGTACTGGTGGCCTTACCGGCGTCTATTATCCGACAGGTGGGGCTATTGCTAAAATGGTCAACATAAAAAAGAAAGAATATGGAATTCGTGCAACCGTAGAATCAACCGGTGGCTCAGCTTTTAATATTAATGCGATTATGAGTGGAGATCTTGAGTTCGGTATTGCCCAGTCAGATAAGCAATTCCAAGCGATGAAGGGCCTTGCGGAGTGGAAGGAGAGAGGCCCTCAAACAGATCTTCGGTCTGTTTTTTCTATTCATGATGAGGCGGTCACATTGATTTCGGCTGTTGAAAGCAACATTATAGATGTGGCGGATTTGAAGGGGAAAATTGTTAACCTTGGGAATCCCGGTTCCGGTCAGCTTCAAAATGCTACTGAAATTTTGAAAACCATCGGCATTGATCCTGAAAAAGATCTTACTGCAGAATACATAAAGGCGTCTGAGGCCCCCAGCATTCTGCAAGATGGTCGTATTGATGCGTTTTTTTACACGGTGGGGCATCCGAACGGTGCGATCAAAGAGGCAACATCCGGTGCCCGTAAGGTTCGCTTTACTTCTATCACAGGTGTAGACAACATGTTGAAAAAATACCCCTATTTTTCAAAAACCGTTATTAAAGCCTCCATGTATCCGGGTGCCCAAAATGATGCCGATACGGAAACGATTGGTATGAAAGCAACATTGGTGACTTCAGCTAAGGTTCCTGAAAATGTGGTTTATGCGATCACCAAAGAGGTTTTTGAAAATTTTGAAGAGTTCAAAAAACTTCATCCGGCATATGTGACATTGACCAAAGAAGGAATGTTGACAGGTCTTTCCGCTCCGTTGCATCCGGGTGCAAAAAAGTACTATAAAGAAGTTGGGTTAATGAAATAA
- a CDS encoding putative porin, which produces MECLKVLTVWKKKSIFVVLVLMVTGLHCSGVFAADIKKTDGFDSTEALIELMKEKGVINDAEAQGFLKRYKEQAVQTKQTITILPAENQEEYIKNVSKGMTEKLTKDLSDLKENYEFRSDDLIRKTIVLQREVERLEEMMTEEHKPMLQKSSWAQRIRFGGDIRLRHESTLFDENNATDIEDPSDPGTYLNTTNDRHRQRIRLRVSAKADLIDPGEVNVGKVTAGFRVATGSVDNPVSTNHTLGSASSSHSDIVLDRAYVDWTYKPEAEVWGGKIPQVSLTGGIMENPWMSTNLVWDSDLALEGVSVKLISDTNKSNNFSGFFTAGYFPLEESEWNQSDKYLLGGQIGFEHRPKYGWKYKIAAAYYDYYNVEGFPITSTTRTTADEQELARMAPKYMQKGNTVFDMDQTVDPNGTTYGLLADFKLLNITGAITNSLFYPICISLYGDWVKNLGYDADEMANKAGVSKSYIESISGDTGYQVGLKVGHLKPRQRWEWNLFVEYRYLESDAVIDAFTDSDFHIGGTNAKGFIFGGELGLYENVWLKARWMSANEIDDMQMLGDTQLDDLSVDTFQLDLNAEF; this is translated from the coding sequence ATGGAGTGTTTGAAAGTGCTTACTGTCTGGAAAAAAAAATCAATTTTTGTAGTTTTGGTGTTGATGGTGACAGGTCTTCACTGCTCTGGTGTTTTTGCTGCGGATATAAAAAAGACAGACGGTTTTGACTCCACAGAAGCACTAATAGAACTGATGAAAGAAAAAGGTGTAATTAATGATGCGGAAGCACAAGGCTTTCTAAAACGTTACAAAGAACAAGCTGTGCAGACAAAACAGACGATTACAATCCTGCCTGCTGAAAATCAGGAAGAATACATAAAAAATGTTTCAAAGGGTATGACTGAAAAACTGACAAAAGATTTAAGCGACTTGAAAGAAAATTACGAATTCAGGTCTGACGATCTTATCAGAAAGACCATTGTCCTTCAAAGAGAGGTCGAACGGTTGGAGGAGATGATGACTGAAGAACACAAACCCATGCTTCAGAAATCATCCTGGGCACAACGGATACGTTTTGGCGGTGATATCCGCTTAAGGCACGAATCGACCTTGTTTGATGAAAATAATGCGACCGACATCGAAGATCCCAGCGATCCGGGGACTTATCTTAATACGACGAACGACAGACACAGACAAAGAATCCGGCTTCGGGTGTCAGCAAAAGCAGACCTGATTGATCCGGGCGAAGTTAACGTAGGAAAGGTTACGGCTGGTTTCAGGGTTGCCACCGGGAGCGTAGACAATCCGGTGTCAACAAACCATACATTGGGCAGCGCGAGCAGCAGCCATTCTGATATTGTACTGGACAGGGCTTACGTTGACTGGACATATAAGCCGGAAGCAGAAGTTTGGGGAGGCAAAATTCCCCAGGTTTCACTTACAGGCGGTATTATGGAAAATCCATGGATGTCCACGAATCTTGTCTGGGACAGTGATCTGGCGCTTGAAGGCGTTTCCGTTAAATTGATTTCAGATACAAATAAGTCCAATAACTTCAGCGGGTTTTTTACGGCGGGATATTTCCCCCTTGAAGAATCGGAATGGAATCAAAGTGATAAATACCTTCTGGGCGGACAGATCGGATTTGAACACCGGCCAAAATATGGATGGAAATACAAAATTGCGGCAGCGTATTATGATTACTATAACGTGGAAGGCTTTCCGATAACAAGTACCACCAGAACAACGGCAGACGAACAAGAACTTGCCCGCATGGCACCCAAATACATGCAAAAGGGTAACACGGTGTTCGATATGGACCAGACCGTAGATCCGAATGGAACGACTTATGGCCTGCTGGCTGATTTTAAACTTTTGAACATAACAGGCGCGATCACAAATTCTCTTTTTTATCCGATTTGCATATCCTTGTATGGCGACTGGGTAAAAAACCTTGGATATGATGCAGACGAAATGGCTAATAAGGCCGGGGTTTCGAAAAGCTACATTGAAAGCATTTCAGGCGACACAGGGTATCAGGTCGGACTGAAGGTCGGGCATCTTAAACCAAGACAGAGATGGGAATGGAATTTGTTTGTCGAGTACCGCTATCTTGAAAGTGATGCGGTTATAGATGCGTTTACTGATTCTGATTTCCATATTGGGGGGACAAATGCCAAGGGCTTTATTTTTGGCGGGGAACTTGGGTTGTATGAAAATGTATGGCTAAAGGCAAGATGGATGAGTGCCAACGAAATAGATGATATGCAGATGTTAGGGGATACTCAGTTGGACGATCTGTCTGTGGATACATTCCAGCTTGATCTAAATGCAGAATTTTAA
- a CDS encoding OmpH family outer membrane protein, with product MKDQTMLSISKKSIVLTTSLFLLVIGGIFNTGCAANKVGYINLDRLVKESNMGKAAMENINRLRKEKQVMINQKLQTINEIKINLESEADLLKVQEKKDRVEELNTLIKEYKRMVADAKEEIAKEDRELVAQILKKADGALKKVAKKNKFTIILKDPNAIGYLDKSVDITEDVLKELNK from the coding sequence ATGAAGGATCAAACGATGTTGTCAATTTCTAAAAAGAGTATAGTTTTAACTACCAGTTTATTTTTATTGGTTATAGGAGGAATATTTAATACAGGCTGCGCCGCCAACAAAGTCGGATACATCAATCTGGACCGGTTAGTTAAGGAATCCAATATGGGAAAAGCTGCCATGGAAAATATAAACCGGCTTAGAAAAGAAAAGCAGGTCATGATCAACCAGAAGCTTCAAACGATTAATGAAATTAAGATTAATCTTGAAAGCGAAGCTGACCTGCTAAAGGTTCAAGAAAAAAAAGATCGAGTTGAAGAGTTGAATACACTGATTAAAGAGTATAAGCGCATGGTGGCGGATGCGAAAGAGGAGATAGCAAAGGAAGACCGGGAACTGGTTGCTCAAATTTTGAAAAAAGCGGACGGGGCTTTGAAAAAGGTTGCCAAAAAGAATAAATTTACAATTATACTCAAGGACCCCAACGCCATCGGATACCTGGATAAATCAGTCGATATTACAGAAGATGTGCTCAAGGAATTGAATAAATAG
- a CDS encoding macro domain-containing protein, which translates to MKSIKGDLIHLSQEGRFDLIIHGCNCFCTMGAGIAKQIRTQFPQAWEADLATESGDRSKLGSYSNACINLPSGRLYVINAYTQYHYSGDGVLVDYDAVAKVFAALKEQFGGRRMGYPKIGAGLAGGDWKVISKIIDNALYGEAHTLVEL; encoded by the coding sequence ATGAAAAGCATAAAAGGCGATTTAATCCATCTATCCCAGGAAGGGCGATTTGATCTCATTATCCATGGCTGCAACTGTTTTTGTACCATGGGTGCCGGAATTGCTAAACAGATCCGCACCCAATTTCCTCAAGCCTGGGAAGCCGATCTTGCAACGGAATCCGGTGACAGGTCCAAACTGGGCAGTTATTCAAACGCATGCATAAACTTACCATCCGGGCGATTGTATGTGATCAATGCCTACACCCAGTATCACTATTCCGGGGATGGGGTACTGGTTGATTATGACGCCGTGGCAAAGGTTTTTGCCGCGCTGAAAGAACAGTTCGGCGGCCGTCGCATGGGATATCCCAAGATAGGGGCCGGTCTTGCCGGAGGAGACTGGAAAGTCATCAGTAAAATAATTGACAACGCCCTATATGGCGAGGCCCACACTTTGGTTGAGCTTTAA
- a CDS encoding NUDIX hydrolase: protein MDIYEKEKITDYPHLNLIRARYKDTAGVDRSWLYASRQNSAVPDAVVIVPFHQQEKKLVIIKEFRVPLGGFQYGFPAGLVDSGESIAQAGRRELYEETGLTVTNVIKQSPAIFSSSGLTDESISLLYVACEGSANTEHNEASELIEVMLLSQDQAAECIRQDNILFDVKTWIVLERFAATGQVI, encoded by the coding sequence GTGGACATATATGAAAAAGAAAAAATAACGGATTATCCCCATCTTAACTTGATTCGTGCCAGGTATAAAGACACCGCCGGCGTGGATAGATCCTGGTTGTATGCGTCCAGGCAGAATTCGGCCGTGCCTGATGCCGTAGTGATTGTTCCGTTTCATCAACAGGAGAAGAAACTGGTTATTATCAAGGAATTTCGGGTGCCGTTGGGCGGTTTTCAGTATGGTTTCCCCGCAGGCCTTGTGGATTCCGGCGAAAGTATTGCACAGGCTGGTCGGCGAGAGCTGTATGAAGAGACCGGCTTAACCGTTACGAATGTTATAAAGCAAAGCCCTGCGATATTTTCTTCATCAGGATTAACAGACGAAAGCATCAGCCTTTTGTATGTGGCATGTGAAGGATCTGCGAATACCGAACATAATGAGGCTTCCGAACTAATTGAGGTCATGCTGCTCTCCCAGGATCAGGCGGCCGAATGTATACGCCAGGACAATATTCTTTTTGATGTTAAAACATGGATTGTTCTGGAGCGGTTCGCTGCAACAGGCCAGGTGATATAG
- a CDS encoding iron-sulfur cluster assembly scaffold protein, translating to MVTEITIQDSERKMLSEAGYGEPAIDYYLGKKHMGSIEDANQISFKVGSCGDTMKIYLKVDEHEIVQDAKYEIAGCAGAISAAMATVDLVKGKTIEQALKINDGDVFRVLESIPEKKHHCIQLAVKTMHQGLEEFQTAHVS from the coding sequence GTGGTCACAGAAATTACAATACAGGATTCAGAACGTAAAATGCTGTCCGAAGCCGGGTATGGTGAGCCGGCAATTGACTATTATCTTGGAAAAAAACATATGGGTTCCATTGAAGATGCGAACCAAATTTCCTTTAAAGTCGGCTCTTGCGGTGATACAATGAAAATCTATTTAAAAGTCGATGAACACGAAATTGTGCAAGATGCTAAATATGAAATCGCAGGATGTGCAGGGGCTATCTCTGCAGCAATGGCGACAGTGGATCTTGTAAAGGGAAAAACCATTGAGCAGGCTTTAAAAATTAATGATGGAGATGTTTTCAGGGTTCTTGAAAGTATACCGGAAAAAAAGCATCACTGCATCCAACTGGCGGTCAAGACAATGCACCAGGGACTTGAGGAATTTCAAACAGCGCACGTTTCTTAA
- a CDS encoding KH domain-containing protein: MKELIKLMAKALVDDPEQVDVQEIKAQQTLVLELRVAKEDLGKVIGRKGRTAQAMRTILACASAKEQKRVILEIVE, translated from the coding sequence ATGAAAGAGTTGATTAAACTTATGGCGAAAGCGTTGGTTGATGATCCTGAACAGGTTGACGTACAAGAGATCAAAGCTCAGCAGACCCTTGTGTTGGAATTGCGGGTGGCTAAAGAAGACTTAGGAAAAGTGATCGGAAGAAAGGGCAGGACCGCCCAGGCCATGCGCACCATTCTTGCCTGTGCCTCTGCAAAGGAACAAAAAAGGGTCATTCTGGAGATTGTTGAATGA
- a CDS encoding M48 family metalloprotease, which produces MFSNFIYFLAALVIYTTSELFDEPSGFGPGAIGFCLVSAAVFALVCRIYFNRLAVHGQSLPAQDIDQGVNTAVSRLSIAALVLFAVNIYGFRVNHLLYDVAVFQWVPTLGALLFLGLFLFYLILIWNFAYKIQKRFFTSSLTKKNFILSNIAFCLPAMLPWCFLSLLADFLGLLPFEGLNRFLNSTAGEVIYILFFVIAISVFGPVLIQRLWGCRPLAPGFDRQRIEKTCQMADLRYRDILVWNLFGGGMITAGVMGIVGRFRYILVTPALLACLDDDEIQGVILHEIGHVYHRHMVFYLFFFAGFIACNFVFFEPLMFIIYLLNPLYGGGAFWGFNQDTVHAAIICLVLIGLFILYFRFVFGLFMRHFERQADLHIFKYTDSPSALISTFYKIASLSRQSIDKPNWHHFSIGQRIRFLEKCRMNPGMIQNHHRKVKKMITGYLLAVGIVFLIGYSVSYGWLNTPFTQFVAGKILNRQLELDPDNSDLYVQVGDFYYDARQYEKAIVAYENVLKIDPTNVHALNNLAWLLVTCPDETFRNAARSLDLSSRAVDITKEAYVLDTYAEALYVNNHKARALAVAKQAFEISTDRKEYYRAQVTRFGKAQQN; this is translated from the coding sequence GTGTTTTCAAATTTTATATATTTTCTGGCAGCCCTGGTCATTTACACCACGTCGGAACTGTTTGACGAACCTTCTGGGTTTGGTCCCGGGGCCATTGGGTTCTGCCTGGTCTCAGCGGCTGTTTTTGCCTTGGTCTGCCGGATTTATTTCAATCGCCTGGCAGTCCATGGGCAGTCTCTGCCGGCACAGGATATTGACCAGGGGGTGAACACTGCTGTTTCACGGCTTTCCATTGCAGCGCTGGTGCTGTTTGCTGTAAATATTTATGGATTCCGGGTGAATCATCTTCTGTATGATGTTGCGGTGTTCCAATGGGTACCTACCCTGGGTGCGCTGCTGTTTCTTGGATTATTTCTTTTTTATCTGATTTTAATATGGAACTTTGCCTATAAGATTCAGAAGCGTTTTTTTACGTCTTCTTTGACCAAAAAAAATTTTATTCTTTCCAATATTGCCTTTTGTCTGCCCGCCATGCTGCCCTGGTGTTTTCTATCTCTTTTAGCAGACTTTCTGGGGCTTTTACCCTTTGAAGGACTGAATCGTTTTTTAAACTCCACGGCCGGAGAGGTGATTTACATCCTTTTCTTTGTTATTGCCATCTCTGTGTTTGGACCGGTCCTGATCCAGCGTTTATGGGGCTGTCGTCCTCTGGCTCCCGGGTTTGATAGGCAGCGCATTGAAAAAACCTGCCAAATGGCTGATCTTAGATACAGGGATATTTTGGTATGGAATTTGTTTGGCGGTGGTATGATCACTGCCGGTGTTATGGGGATTGTGGGTCGATTCCGATATATTCTGGTGACACCGGCGCTGCTTGCCTGTCTGGATGATGATGAGATCCAAGGTGTGATTCTGCATGAAATCGGTCATGTCTATCATCGGCACATGGTGTTTTATCTGTTTTTCTTCGCCGGATTTATAGCCTGTAATTTTGTTTTTTTTGAGCCCTTAATGTTTATAATTTATTTATTAAACCCCTTGTATGGAGGGGGGGCTTTTTGGGGGTTCAATCAGGATACAGTCCATGCGGCTATCATCTGTCTGGTACTCATAGGTTTGTTTATTCTCTATTTCCGGTTTGTTTTTGGTCTGTTCATGCGGCATTTTGAGCGTCAGGCTGATCTGCATATTTTTAAATACACAGATTCACCATCGGCATTGATCTCCACCTTTTACAAGATTGCATCCCTAAGCCGTCAATCCATTGACAAACCGAACTGGCATCATTTCAGCATTGGGCAACGTATTCGTTTTTTGGAAAAGTGCCGGATGAATCCGGGAATGATTCAAAACCACCATAGAAAAGTGAAAAAAATGATTACCGGATATCTACTTGCTGTCGGGATCGTTTTTTTGATTGGATATAGTGTAAGTTATGGCTGGCTTAATACCCCTTTTACCCAATTTGTTGCCGGAAAAATTTTAAACCGTCAGCTTGAGCTTGATCCTGATAATTCTGATTTATATGTGCAGGTGGGTGACTTTTATTATGATGCCCGGCAGTATGAGAAGGCAATCGTGGCCTATGAAAATGTTTTAAAAATTGATCCGACTAATGTACATGCGTTAAATAATCTGGCCTGGCTACTGGTTACATGCCCGGATGAAACGTTTCGAAATGCTGCCAGGTCTCTGGATCTTTCCAGCCGGGCTGTGGATATAACAAAGGAAGCATATGTATTGGATACCTATGCCGAAGCGCTGTATGTGAATAATCATAAAGCCCGGGCATTGGCGGTTGCAAAGCAAGCCTTTGAGATTTCGACCGATAGAAAAGAATATTACAGGGCGCAGGTCACACGATTTGGAAAAGCACAGCAGAACTGA
- a CDS encoding universal stress protein: MSDIKKILVPVTFSEFSKELIDYAVDVARPLNAEIVFVNVINERDIQAVQTITSLGYEVDETHYIQEVEKQRIDILEAHLNRIDYPDEKMRFVFKKGRPVAVLLKFAIDERVDLIIMEVKGKSEILHALSGSIAEKMFRYSPVPVLSYRRKEIADKLYKRIQL, encoded by the coding sequence GTGTCAGATATAAAAAAAATTCTTGTTCCGGTTACTTTTTCCGAATTTTCTAAAGAGCTGATTGACTATGCGGTTGACGTTGCCAGGCCGCTCAACGCGGAAATTGTTTTTGTGAACGTTATTAATGAACGAGATATACAAGCGGTTCAGACCATTACCTCATTGGGATATGAAGTTGATGAGACGCATTACATTCAGGAAGTTGAGAAACAACGAATTGACATTTTAGAAGCCCATCTCAATCGGATTGACTACCCGGATGAGAAGATGCGGTTTGTGTTTAAAAAAGGACGACCTGTAGCAGTGCTGCTGAAGTTTGCCATAGATGAAAGGGTGGATCTCATTATTATGGAAGTTAAGGGTAAATCTGAGATTCTACATGCTCTAAGTGGATCGATTGCGGAAAAAATGTTTCGCTATTCACCTGTTCCTGTGCTGTCCTATCGCCGAAAAGAGATTGCAGATAAACTTTATAAACGCATCCAGTTGTAA